One genomic window of Moorella glycerini includes the following:
- the thiI gene encoding tRNA uracil 4-sulfurtransferase ThiI yields MYTSLLVRYGEISLKGNNRPYFEDKLLANMRRALDDLPPRGMHKTFGRVFVDLHDDLEAVSRRLQRVFGIVSMSPVVTAPLELEAIKKAALAVLMDSPGTTFKVQAQRPNKRFPLTSPEVNQQLGAYLLTHSQDQRVDVHHPERVIYVEIRDEGAYIYSRIIPGPGGLPVGVTGRGLLLISGGIDSPVAGYMGLKRGLELTALHFYSFPFTSERSKEKVIDLCRVLAGYSGPFRLVIAPFTGIQKAIRQHCPEEFYVTIMRRMMFRIARAVAAKEDALAILTGESLGQVASQTLQSMAVINKVVDLPVLRPLVAWDKSEIIEVARRIGTYDISIRPYEDCCTLFVPKHPATKPPLARVEAAEKNLAVAELVEECLESMESLTVEPEDTGI; encoded by the coding sequence ATGTATACATCCCTGCTGGTACGCTACGGCGAGATCAGCCTGAAAGGCAATAACCGCCCTTATTTTGAGGACAAACTCCTGGCCAACATGCGCCGGGCCCTGGACGACCTGCCGCCCCGCGGGATGCACAAGACCTTTGGCCGCGTCTTCGTTGACCTGCATGACGACCTGGAAGCCGTAAGCCGGCGCCTGCAGCGCGTCTTTGGCATCGTCTCCATGAGCCCGGTAGTCACTGCTCCCCTGGAGCTGGAAGCCATCAAAAAAGCTGCCCTGGCCGTTTTAATGGATTCCCCCGGCACCACCTTTAAGGTCCAGGCCCAGAGGCCCAATAAACGCTTTCCCCTCACCTCGCCAGAGGTCAACCAGCAGCTGGGGGCCTATCTCCTGACCCACAGCCAGGACCAGCGGGTTGACGTTCACCATCCCGAGCGGGTTATCTATGTGGAAATCCGCGACGAAGGGGCTTATATCTACTCCCGCATCATCCCCGGACCAGGAGGGTTACCCGTGGGAGTGACCGGCCGGGGGCTGCTCCTTATATCCGGCGGCATTGACAGCCCGGTGGCCGGGTATATGGGTCTGAAGCGCGGCCTGGAGCTAACGGCCCTGCACTTCTACAGCTTCCCCTTTACCAGCGAGCGCTCTAAGGAAAAGGTCATCGACCTCTGCCGGGTCCTGGCAGGCTACAGCGGGCCTTTCCGCCTGGTGATCGCCCCCTTTACCGGGATTCAGAAGGCTATCCGCCAGCACTGCCCGGAGGAGTTTTACGTCACCATCATGCGGCGCATGATGTTCCGCATCGCCAGAGCAGTGGCTGCTAAAGAGGATGCCCTGGCCATCCTTACGGGAGAAAGCCTGGGCCAGGTGGCCAGCCAGACCCTCCAGAGTATGGCCGTCATCAACAAGGTGGTCGACCTGCCGGTTTTAAGACCCCTGGTGGCCTGGGACAAGAGCGAGATCATCGAGGTGGCCCGCCGCATCGGCACCTACGACATCTCCATCCGGCCCTACGAAGACTGCTGCACCCTCTTTGTCCCCAAACACCCGGCCACCAAACCGCCCCTGGCCCGGGTGGAAGCGGCCGAAAAGAACCTGGCCGTGGCGGAGCTCGTCGAGGAGTGCCTGGAAAGCATGGAAAGCCTGACGGTAGAGCCCGAAGATACCGGCATATAA
- a CDS encoding cysteine desulfurase family protein produces MQPAIYLDNSATTAVLPDIAAVMHKILVENYGNPSSLHGLGMAAEKALAHARRQVAGLIGARPTEIYFTSGGTEANNWAVWGLSRARRRQGKHIITTAVEHPSLLAACRRLEAEGYQVTYLPVDARGVIRPADLEAALRDDTILVSVMSVNNEIGSLQPVEEVARLVQSKSRAALHVDHIQGYGKITLNCQELGIDLMSLSAHKIHGPKGTGALYIKEGLRLEPLLVGGDQEAGRRAGTENTAGIAAFGLAAGLAAAAMEERVARMREIKIELATRLLEAIPGTQINGPPPEEGAPHILNVSFPGVRAEVLVHMLEQRGIYVSTGSACHSRKQEASHVLKALRLERWRLEGAIRISLGALNTPDEIAPAVEAIKECVTELWAL; encoded by the coding sequence TTGCAGCCAGCCATTTACCTGGATAACAGTGCTACCACTGCCGTCCTGCCTGACATCGCGGCTGTAATGCATAAAATACTGGTGGAAAATTACGGTAACCCCTCTTCCCTCCACGGCCTGGGTATGGCCGCCGAAAAGGCCCTCGCTCACGCCCGCCGCCAGGTAGCCGGTCTGATAGGCGCCCGGCCAACGGAGATCTACTTTACCTCCGGTGGTACCGAAGCCAATAACTGGGCCGTATGGGGTTTGAGCCGGGCCCGCCGCCGCCAGGGGAAGCATATTATCACCACGGCCGTCGAACACCCCTCCTTGCTGGCCGCCTGCCGGCGGCTGGAGGCTGAGGGTTACCAGGTTACCTACCTGCCGGTGGACGCCCGGGGCGTCATCCGCCCGGCTGATCTGGAAGCCGCCTTGAGGGACGATACTATCCTGGTAAGCGTTATGAGCGTTAATAATGAGATAGGGTCCCTGCAGCCTGTTGAGGAGGTTGCCCGCCTGGTCCAGAGCAAAAGCCGCGCCGCCCTGCACGTCGACCACATCCAGGGCTACGGTAAAATTACCTTGAACTGCCAGGAGCTAGGTATTGATCTCATGTCCCTCAGCGCCCATAAAATCCACGGGCCCAAAGGCACCGGTGCTCTCTATATAAAAGAAGGACTGCGCCTGGAGCCTTTGCTCGTGGGAGGCGACCAGGAAGCCGGCCGGCGGGCGGGGACGGAAAATACGGCGGGCATTGCCGCCTTTGGCCTGGCAGCCGGGCTTGCTGCCGCTGCCATGGAGGAACGGGTGGCCAGGATGCGGGAAATAAAAATTGAGCTGGCCACGAGGCTGCTGGAGGCCATTCCCGGCACGCAAATTAACGGCCCCCCTCCGGAGGAAGGCGCCCCCCATATTTTGAATGTCTCCTTTCCCGGCGTCCGGGCGGAAGTCCTGGTCCACATGCTGGAGCAAAGGGGCATCTACGTTTCCACCGGCTCGGCCTGCCACTCCCGCAAGCAGGAGGCTAGCCACGTCCTCAAAGCCCTGCGCCTGGAACGCTGGCGCCTGGAAGGGGCCATCCGCATCAGCCTGGGGGCCCTTAATACCCCTGATGAGATTGCCCCTGCTGTAGAGGCTATAAAGGAATGTGTGACGGAACTGTGGGCATTGTAG
- the csaB gene encoding polysaccharide pyruvyl transferase CsaB, with protein MAGVDVQAARATPSDDKNGSQAGFKSGTGVASSYGFPTSDFRPPTSVFRVVISGYYGFQNAGDEAVLYSMIQALRSFVPGLEITVLSHCPEQTAASLNVNAVNRWRLTAITGAMRRADLVLSGGGSLFQDVTGPESLLYYLGVVVLARLLRKPVVVYAQGLGPLKRPWSRWLAGRVLNKVQLITLRDSESRQLLEEIGVRRPPVYVTADPVLGLEPENLDLRPAQKKWQEMGLKGQVAGISVRSWPGAGNCWPALARVADDLVTSGWQVLFLPFHFPADVDACRQVARLMHQPAAILRENLDLATIMGLMSQLQFLIGMRLHALILAAVMGVPFLALPYDPKVAAFARLVEQPAVGSLAGVTCMSLTAAVQEALARREEHGQRVRAAAAELRPRALDTARLVVEYLRKGAIGG; from the coding sequence ATGGCCGGGGTAGACGTCCAAGCCGCCAGAGCGACACCATCAGACGATAAAAATGGTAGTCAGGCAGGCTTTAAATCTGGAACTGGCGTAGCCAGTTCGTACGGGTTTCCGACTTCCGACTTCCGGCCGCCGACTTCTGTTTTCAGGGTAGTTATCTCCGGCTACTACGGCTTCCAGAACGCCGGTGATGAGGCCGTCCTTTACAGCATGATCCAGGCCCTGCGTTCCTTTGTGCCCGGCCTGGAAATCACCGTCCTTTCCCACTGCCCGGAGCAAACGGCGGCCAGCCTGAACGTTAATGCGGTAAACCGCTGGCGGCTAACAGCGATAACCGGGGCCATGCGCCGGGCCGACCTGGTGCTCAGCGGCGGCGGCAGTCTTTTCCAGGATGTTACCGGACCGGAGAGCCTCCTTTACTACCTGGGCGTGGTGGTCCTGGCCCGGCTGCTGCGCAAGCCGGTAGTGGTCTATGCCCAGGGCCTGGGACCTTTAAAGCGTCCCTGGAGCCGCTGGCTGGCCGGCAGGGTCTTAAATAAAGTCCAGCTCATAACTTTGCGGGACAGTGAGTCGCGGCAGCTCCTGGAGGAAATCGGGGTGAGACGGCCGCCGGTCTATGTTACGGCCGACCCGGTCCTGGGCCTGGAACCGGAGAACCTGGATTTACGACCCGCACAGAAAAAATGGCAGGAGATGGGCTTGAAGGGCCAGGTAGCTGGCATTTCAGTCCGCTCCTGGCCAGGGGCCGGGAACTGCTGGCCGGCCCTGGCCAGGGTGGCCGATGACCTGGTGACCAGCGGGTGGCAGGTTTTATTTTTACCTTTCCACTTTCCCGCCGATGTCGACGCCTGCCGCCAGGTAGCCCGCCTGATGCATCAACCGGCAGCCATTTTAAGGGAAAATTTGGACCTGGCGACCATTATGGGCCTGATGAGCCAGCTGCAATTTTTAATTGGCATGCGCCTCCACGCCCTGATCCTGGCAGCAGTCATGGGGGTGCCCTTCCTGGCCCTGCCCTATGATCCCAAAGTGGCTGCCTTTGCCCGGCTGGTGGAACAGCCGGCCGTGGGTTCCCTGGCAGGGGTAACCTGTATGAGCCTCACGGCAGCAGTCCAGGAGGCCCTGGCTCGCCGGGAAGAACACGGCCAGAGGGTCAGGGCAGCAGCGGCCGAACTGCGGCCCCGGGCCCTGGATACCGCCCGCCTGGTGGTAGAGTACCTGAGGAAAGGAGCCATAGGTGGCTGA
- the murJ gene encoding murein biosynthesis integral membrane protein MurJ, protein MVTKSNGKYVRVPAGTPVARMARAASIVLLLNLLSRVLGFVRDASIAARFGAGPATDAYLVAYTIPYFLQTILGMAFVTVMVPVVTAYLVRDDRDQGWAVASAVGNWTFLIMTLLAVAGAGLAPRLVQILAPGFAGPVYALTVKLTRIMFLSLPFMGTGMLISGILNAGYIFTSPALAPAVSNLVIIATVVFAGQTFGITGLAIGTVLSFVAYLAIQLPDLPRLQFRYTWRLLAHHPAVCQIGRHLLPVSLSLAVVQLYLATNRFFASQLVPGSITALDFGNRLVTLPLGIFVASVTTAIFPSLAEQAARQDRREMAHLVDRGLGLVALTILPAAAGLIILREPLVRLVFQRGAFDPRATAMTAVAVLFYSLGLLAQAMHPILTRAFYALQDVAVPVITGLLSVGLNVLFSYLLVPYLGHGGLALANSLAASLYALMLYLALYRRLPELKAVTLLGTMLRTGLAALGMGLLVWLAGRGLAVFAWSQPLAGLLIRLTGLTAAGIVTFWGLARLLRIEEVNFISAMLCRRLQRVF, encoded by the coding sequence ATGGTAACAAAAAGTAACGGCAAGTATGTCCGGGTACCGGCAGGGACACCGGTGGCCCGCATGGCCAGGGCGGCGAGCATCGTCCTGCTCTTGAACCTGTTGAGCCGGGTGCTAGGGTTTGTCCGGGATGCCAGCATCGCCGCCCGTTTTGGCGCCGGCCCGGCAACCGACGCCTACCTGGTAGCCTATACCATCCCTTATTTTCTCCAGACCATCCTGGGGATGGCCTTTGTCACGGTTATGGTGCCGGTAGTGACTGCTTACCTGGTCCGGGATGACCGCGACCAGGGCTGGGCGGTAGCCAGCGCCGTCGGCAACTGGACGTTTTTAATCATGACCCTGCTGGCGGTTGCCGGTGCCGGCCTGGCTCCCCGGCTCGTCCAGATCCTGGCCCCGGGATTTGCGGGACCTGTTTATGCCCTGACGGTGAAACTAACGCGGATCATGTTCCTCTCCCTCCCCTTCATGGGGACGGGGATGCTCATCAGCGGTATTTTAAACGCCGGCTATATCTTTACCTCCCCGGCCCTGGCGCCGGCGGTAAGCAACCTGGTGATTATTGCTACGGTTGTCTTCGCCGGGCAAACCTTCGGCATCACCGGCCTGGCCATAGGGACGGTCTTAAGTTTTGTCGCCTACCTGGCAATCCAGCTTCCCGACTTACCGCGTTTGCAGTTTCGTTATACCTGGCGCTTGCTAGCCCATCACCCGGCAGTCTGCCAGATTGGCCGCCACCTGCTGCCGGTTTCTCTAAGCCTGGCGGTGGTCCAGCTGTACCTGGCAACAAACCGCTTTTTTGCCTCCCAGCTGGTACCGGGAAGCATTACGGCCCTGGATTTTGGCAATCGCCTGGTAACTTTACCCCTGGGTATCTTCGTAGCCAGCGTCACCACAGCTATTTTTCCTTCCCTGGCCGAGCAGGCGGCCCGGCAGGATCGCCGGGAAATGGCTCACCTGGTGGACCGGGGCCTGGGCCTGGTGGCCCTGACTATCCTGCCGGCGGCCGCCGGGCTCATTATCCTCCGGGAACCCCTGGTGCGGCTGGTCTTCCAGCGGGGGGCCTTTGATCCCCGGGCGACGGCCATGACGGCGGTGGCGGTTTTATTTTATTCCCTGGGCCTCCTGGCCCAGGCCATGCATCCCATCCTGACCCGCGCCTTTTATGCCCTCCAGGATGTAGCCGTCCCGGTAATTACCGGCCTTTTGTCTGTCGGGTTAAATGTCCTCTTCAGCTATCTCCTGGTACCGTACCTGGGACATGGCGGCCTGGCCCTGGCCAATTCCCTGGCGGCCAGCCTCTATGCCCTGATGCTTTACCTGGCCCTTTACCGGCGCCTGCCGGAGTTAAAGGCGGTTACCCTGCTGGGGACTATGCTGCGCACTGGCTTGGCGGCCCTGGGGATGGGCTTGCTGGTCTGGCTGGCCGGGAGGGGCCTGGCTGTTTTTGCCTGGTCCCAACCTTTAGCGGGGTTACTTATCCGGTTAACGGGGTTGACAGCCGCCGGGATCGTGACCTTCTGGGGCCTGGCCCGGCTATTGCGGATTGAAGAAGTTAATTTCATCAGCGCCATGCTCTGCCGCCGGCTGCAAAGGGTTTTTTAG
- the ypeB gene encoding germination protein YpeB codes for MTRRISTIVLTLALLLAVGWGLWERANRLTLANAVEAGGQRDFYNLLNYVEQAQVSMGKSLASSSPRQQAVHLTEAWNQAAAAQLSLSQLPTPGIKPINTSKFLAQTSDYNNYLAQKLARGGELSSQEREQLARLRDEMKRLAVDLRQTEGQVASKGLRWSSFYSTRMPAPLRTIANLAIPVQAQPGPLDGFVNADRRLQTLPSLNYDGPFSDHLEKPRPLGLKGGDVSQAEAERRATAFANDASNSNYRVQATRTSNGLLPTFALNLVDNRRPSVIVHIDISKQGGEVISLLNTRPVGAPTLDAAKALERATAFLKAHGFASMQPTYTVRTDNNQVITFAAKEGDVILYPDQVKVKVALDNGEITGWDATPYYMAHHRRQLPTPKLTPAEARAKINPGLKVEGVRLALIPLPGGIEKLTYEVKTKLDDTRYLTYINAVTGEEEKVLQIVDVPGGQLTM; via the coding sequence TTGACACGCAGGATTTCTACCATTGTCCTGACCCTGGCCCTGCTCCTGGCCGTTGGCTGGGGCCTGTGGGAGAGGGCCAACCGTTTAACCCTGGCCAATGCCGTGGAGGCTGGTGGCCAGCGCGACTTCTATAACCTCTTGAATTACGTAGAGCAGGCCCAGGTCAGTATGGGTAAATCCCTGGCCAGCAGTTCTCCCCGCCAGCAGGCCGTCCACCTGACGGAAGCCTGGAACCAGGCGGCTGCCGCCCAGCTGTCCTTAAGCCAGCTGCCTACCCCGGGCATTAAACCAATCAATACCAGTAAATTCCTGGCCCAGACCAGCGACTACAACAATTACCTGGCGCAAAAACTGGCCCGGGGCGGGGAACTGAGCTCCCAGGAGAGGGAACAGCTGGCCAGGTTACGGGATGAAATGAAGCGGCTGGCCGTAGATCTCCGCCAGACGGAAGGCCAGGTGGCCAGTAAAGGTTTGCGCTGGAGCAGCTTTTACAGCACACGCATGCCGGCGCCTTTAAGAACCATTGCCAATCTGGCCATTCCCGTCCAGGCCCAGCCCGGCCCCCTGGACGGTTTCGTTAACGCCGACCGGCGCCTGCAGACCCTGCCCAGCCTTAATTACGACGGTCCCTTCTCCGACCACCTGGAAAAACCGCGTCCCCTGGGCCTTAAAGGTGGTGACGTCTCCCAGGCCGAAGCCGAACGCCGGGCCACAGCCTTTGCCAATGACGCCAGTAACAGCAATTACCGCGTCCAGGCCACCCGGACCAGCAACGGCCTCCTGCCCACCTTTGCCCTTAACTTAGTGGATAACCGGCGTCCCAGTGTCATTGTGCACATTGATATCAGCAAACAGGGCGGGGAAGTCATTTCCCTCCTCAATACCAGGCCGGTGGGCGCTCCTACCCTTGACGCAGCTAAAGCCCTGGAACGGGCCACGGCTTTCTTAAAGGCCCACGGCTTTGCCAGTATGCAGCCCACTTATACCGTACGCACCGATAATAACCAGGTGATTACCTTTGCCGCCAAAGAAGGCGATGTCATCCTTTATCCCGACCAGGTGAAGGTTAAGGTAGCCCTGGACAACGGCGAAATTACCGGATGGGACGCGACCCCCTACTATATGGCCCACCACAGGCGCCAGTTGCCCACACCAAAGCTAACCCCGGCCGAGGCCCGGGCCAAAATTAACCCCGGGCTCAAGGTTGAAGGCGTCCGGCTGGCCCTGATCCCCCTACCCGGGGGGATAGAAAAGCTTACCTATGAAGTCAAAACCAAACTCGACGATACCCGTTACCTCACCTATATCAACGCCGTCACGGGTGAAGAAGAAAAAGTGCTGCAAATAGTTGACGTACCCGGCGGCCAGTTGACCATGTAG
- a CDS encoding cell wall hydrolase — MHPYRRRLIIPVLLVVILISAALWQFYHQGQAPQALPTQAGVPVAVGDEINLLARLIAAEAGTEPYEGQVAVGAVVLNRVRSPLFPASISSVIYEPWAFESVSNGLIWQVTDLASPTRAAADALNGWDPTYGALFFWNPAKPVSPWIWTRTIITQIGNHVFAR, encoded by the coding sequence ATGCATCCTTACCGCCGCCGTTTAATCATACCGGTTCTCCTGGTTGTCATCTTAATCAGTGCCGCCCTGTGGCAGTTTTATCACCAGGGACAGGCTCCCCAGGCTCTCCCCACCCAGGCCGGGGTACCGGTAGCCGTCGGTGATGAAATTAACCTCCTGGCGCGGTTAATCGCCGCCGAAGCAGGTACGGAACCCTATGAGGGCCAGGTGGCCGTAGGGGCCGTCGTCTTGAACCGGGTGCGTAGCCCCCTTTTCCCTGCCAGCATCAGCAGCGTGATTTACGAACCCTGGGCCTTTGAAAGTGTCAGCAATGGCCTTATCTGGCAGGTCACCGACCTTGCTTCACCCACCCGGGCTGCCGCCGATGCCTTGAATGGCTGGGACCCCACCTACGGCGCCCTTTTCTTCTGGAACCCGGCCAAACCCGTTAGCCCCTGGATCTGGACCAGGACCATTATTACCCAGATCGGAAACCATGTCTTCGCCCGTTAA
- a CDS encoding copper amine oxidase N-terminal domain-containing protein: protein MQKKFFLAVLMFLALVLLPWPAAAGMDDSLHIVVNDDFLVTDVPPLIANGHTLVPARPLAERLGATVHWDAGSQTVTIKKGGITIQFAIGEPIATYNGVSWQLPVAPELVKGRTMVPLRFIATALGQQVRFNYWQTTPMIWVTSSPLLEDKDTNVTPDYFEVDTGEGPPYYKLKPEGQTTRGIKLEDSVTKVKELYGPPFREETVRDGQVVLRYFSEYLPQSDAVSTLSFTCRDGRVVEVIIQH from the coding sequence ATGCAGAAAAAGTTTTTCCTAGCGGTACTTATGTTCTTGGCTTTAGTTTTATTGCCCTGGCCGGCGGCAGCGGGGATGGACGATTCTTTACATATAGTCGTTAACGACGATTTTCTGGTTACAGATGTGCCGCCGCTGATAGCAAACGGCCATACTCTGGTCCCGGCAAGGCCCCTGGCAGAAAGGCTGGGCGCCACAGTCCATTGGGACGCAGGCAGCCAGACCGTTACCATAAAAAAAGGCGGCATTACCATTCAGTTTGCCATTGGTGAACCTATAGCAACGTATAACGGTGTAAGTTGGCAACTCCCTGTAGCTCCGGAGCTAGTAAAGGGTCGCACCATGGTACCCCTGCGTTTTATAGCCACCGCCCTGGGCCAGCAGGTCAGGTTTAATTACTGGCAGACGACGCCGATGATCTGGGTGACTTCTTCGCCGCTCCTGGAAGATAAGGATACGAACGTCACCCCGGACTATTTTGAAGTGGACACCGGCGAGGGGCCGCCTTATTATAAATTAAAGCCTGAGGGTCAAACCACCAGGGGAATCAAACTGGAGGATAGCGTAACTAAGGTGAAGGAGCTTTACGGGCCACCTTTCAGGGAAGAAACGGTACGCGACGGGCAAGTTGTTCTTAGATATTTCAGCGAGTATCTTCCCCAATCTGACGCCGTAAGTACTTTAAGCTTTACCTGCCGGGACGGCCGGGTGGTGGAGGTGATAATACAACACTAG
- a CDS encoding FmdB family zinc ribbon protein, whose protein sequence is MPIYEYKCAKCGVFEKEQRITASPLEKCPTCGGPVHRLIGHNISVIYKAGGFYTTENRSQEYKDKAKEETKTESKAS, encoded by the coding sequence ATGCCTATCTACGAATACAAATGTGCCAAATGCGGGGTATTTGAAAAGGAGCAGCGCATTACAGCCTCTCCCCTGGAAAAATGCCCCACCTGCGGCGGGCCTGTACACCGGCTGATCGGGCATAATATCAGCGTCATCTACAAGGCCGGCGGTTTCTATACCACCGAAAACCGCAGCCAGGAATATAAGGATAAGGCTAAAGAGGAAACGAAGACGGAAAGCAAGGCCAGCTAA
- a CDS encoding DUF5693 family protein, whose translation MLRWRYQPVLWAVLIIATLAAGVVIVNRVRLEEANRTVTLAVDFQQVQKLAQWSGLTTRETLSRLQQQGANAVLFKEQTIEDLQQQVWVQPGSEAVLSLAAAVQKKVRPEYTYLFTRDRELGERLQLQLENKVPGGVQVLAGNDFTALGIPLAMPELKDLGLGFPDREMAMAREMGLLLVPQVRWWYGANATSLAATLRPLLAYQDSIVALLFNDKSLPGYPAYLANLAAQVEQLNVPVGLIEFFPQQGLSRLVMLLDKRAVRVHSIGVDEMAGLTPAAALERLELAARERNIRLLIARFKFAPGSTNWLQDNLHYVGELRKVILADGLTIGRAEPFSPFPFSRLWLHLAGLGVLAAGVLLLMQFGLARPGVALGFLGLVIWTGALGLNHQVLLARKVMALGAAIIFPTLAMLTAWSPAPRGLKAGIAVTLRTALISFLGAVAIAAILADNTFILKINEFSGVKIAFVAPLLLFTAAVIIRQEGRRAGATLQGWLDAGLTVKLVLLAVVVAAAGVLYLSRSGNEGVGLLPFEGQLRSFLGNVLLARPRTKEFLLGYPFLLLSLSLGYQHRYLLFWLLGLVGQISLVNTFSHIHIPFLISLLRTFNGLWLGLLIGLVVVWTVKLEAGVFRGDHNHGRQQS comes from the coding sequence TTGTTGCGCTGGCGTTACCAGCCAGTCCTCTGGGCGGTGCTGATTATCGCCACCCTGGCCGCCGGGGTGGTAATCGTTAACCGGGTGCGCCTGGAAGAGGCCAACCGGACGGTTACCCTGGCGGTCGATTTCCAGCAGGTGCAAAAATTAGCCCAGTGGAGCGGCTTGACTACCAGGGAAACTTTAAGCCGTTTGCAACAGCAGGGAGCCAACGCTGTCCTTTTTAAGGAGCAGACCATAGAGGATCTCCAGCAGCAGGTCTGGGTCCAGCCGGGAAGTGAGGCTGTCCTATCCTTAGCGGCTGCAGTCCAGAAAAAAGTGCGCCCTGAGTATACCTACCTTTTTACGCGCGACAGGGAACTGGGGGAGCGGCTGCAACTGCAGCTAGAAAATAAGGTTCCCGGCGGGGTGCAGGTGCTGGCTGGTAACGACTTTACGGCCCTGGGTATACCCCTGGCCATGCCAGAGCTAAAGGACCTGGGCCTGGGCTTCCCGGACCGGGAGATGGCCATGGCGCGGGAAATGGGCCTGCTGCTTGTTCCCCAGGTGCGGTGGTGGTATGGCGCCAACGCCACTTCCCTGGCCGCCACTTTAAGACCCTTGCTGGCCTACCAGGATAGCATCGTGGCTTTGCTTTTCAATGATAAGAGCCTTCCCGGTTATCCCGCTTACCTAGCTAACCTGGCGGCCCAGGTAGAGCAACTCAACGTCCCGGTGGGCCTGATCGAATTTTTCCCGCAGCAGGGCCTCAGCCGGCTGGTCATGCTCCTGGATAAAAGGGCCGTCCGGGTGCACAGCATCGGTGTGGATGAAATGGCCGGTCTAACCCCGGCGGCGGCCCTGGAACGCCTGGAGCTGGCAGCCAGGGAAAGGAATATCCGCCTCCTCATTGCCCGTTTTAAGTTTGCCCCGGGATCGACAAACTGGTTGCAGGATAACCTCCATTACGTGGGGGAATTAAGAAAAGTAATCCTGGCCGACGGCCTGACCATAGGCCGGGCTGAGCCCTTTTCACCTTTCCCCTTCTCACGCCTGTGGCTCCACCTGGCCGGCCTGGGTGTCCTGGCCGCCGGGGTGCTTTTATTGATGCAGTTTGGCTTAGCGCGACCGGGTGTAGCTCTGGGTTTTCTGGGCCTTGTGATCTGGACGGGGGCCCTGGGGCTGAATCACCAGGTGTTGCTGGCCCGCAAGGTAATGGCCCTGGGGGCGGCCATTATCTTTCCCACCCTGGCCATGCTCACGGCCTGGTCACCGGCGCCCCGCGGTTTAAAGGCCGGGATAGCCGTGACCCTGCGGACGGCCCTGATCTCCTTCCTGGGGGCGGTGGCCATTGCCGCCATCCTGGCCGACAATACCTTTATCCTCAAGATTAATGAATTCAGCGGCGTGAAAATCGCCTTTGTCGCTCCCTTGCTTTTATTTACGGCGGCCGTGATTATCCGGCAGGAGGGGCGGCGGGCCGGCGCTACCCTGCAGGGCTGGCTTGATGCCGGTCTCACCGTAAAGCTGGTCCTCCTGGCCGTGGTGGTGGCCGCTGCCGGTGTCCTTTACCTCAGCCGTAGCGGCAATGAAGGGGTGGGGCTGTTACCTTTTGAAGGGCAGCTGCGCTCTTTCCTGGGGAACGTTTTACTTGCCCGGCCGCGGACCAAAGAATTCCTCCTCGGCTACCCCTTTTTGCTTTTAAGCCTGAGCCTGGGTTACCAGCACCGTTATCTTCTCTTCTGGCTCCTGGGCCTGGTGGGTCAGATCTCCCTGGTTAATACTTTCTCGCACATTCATATTCCTTTCCTCATTTCGTTATTACGGACCTTTAATGGCCTCTGGCTGGGCCTGCTGATCGGGTTAGTAGTGGTTTGGACAGTTAAGCTGGAAGCAGGCGTTTTTAGAGGGGACCACAATCACGGGCGTCAGCAGTCGTAA